CGGAGTTCCCCGCCGAGCTGCAGGAGCAGGTGGTCCAGGCCTGGGGCGAGGCCCCCGGGAACCTGTTCGTGGATCGGGTAGCCAATCCCGATGGAGAGATCGTCGCCGCCACCCTGCAGGCCGGCAATGTCGTGATCCTGGTCCAACCGCCCCGCGGTTTCGGAGAGAACCCGATCGCGATCTACCACGATCCCGACCTGGCGCCCACACACCACTATCTGGCCACCTACCGCTGGCTGGAGAAGGAGTTCGGGGCCCATGCCGTCGTGCATGTCGGCAAGCACGGCAACCTGGAGTGGCTGCCCGGCAAGACCCTGGCGCTCGATTCCGCCTCGGGGCCTGACGCTGCTCTCGGGAACCTGCCGCTGATCTACCCGTTCCTCGTCAACGACCCCGGTGAGGGTACTCAGGCGAAGCGTCGCGCCCACGCCACGATCGTCGACCACCTGATCCCCCCGATGGCGCGTGCCGAGTCCTACGGGGACATCTCCCGCCTGGAGCAGCTACTCGACGAGTACGGCAATGTCTCCGTGATGGATCCGGCGAAGGCACCGGCCCTCCAGGGCGAAATCTGGCAGCTCATCAAGGCCGCCCAGATGCACCAGGACCTTGGTCTTGAGGAACGCCCTGGAGAGGAGGAGTTCGACGACTTCGTCATGCATGTCGACGGCTGGCTGTGCGAGATCAAGGACGTCCAGATCCGTGACGGCCTGCACATCCTGTCTCAGGTACCTGAGGACGAGGGCATGGTCAACCTCGTGCTGGCGATCCTGCGCTCCAACCAAGTCTTCGGAGGCCGCACCGACGGGGTGCCGGGCCTGCGGGTTGCCCTCGGCCTGCCGGAGGACCAGCAGGACGTCTCAGTCACGCGGGAGGACACCGACCGGGTGGAGACCGAGGCCCGCAGCCTCGTGGAGCAGCTCGCCGCGGCTGACTGGGATATGGCCGCCATCGACGGCATCGTCGCGCCGCTGGCCGGGCGTGAGGACGTGGATGTAGCCGGGGTGCGTGCCGCCCTGGAGTTCGGGGCCACCGAGGTGGTGCCGCGGTTGCGTGAGACCGCGGGTGAGATCCCGGCGGTGCTGCACGCCCTCGACGGCGGCTATATCCCGGCCGGACCGTCGGGCTCGCCGCTGCGCGGCCTGGTGAACGTGCTTCCGACTGGCCGCAATTTCTACTCCGTCGACCCGAAGGCGATCCCGTCGAGGCTGGCGTGGCAGACCGGCCAGGCCGCAGCCGAGAACCTCGTCGCCCGGTACCTGGATGAGACCGGTGAGTACCCGAGTTCCGTTGGCCTGTCCGTGTGGGGAACCTCTGCGATGCGCACCTCCGGTGATGACGTCGCCGAGGTGTTCGCGCTGCTCGGCATCCGTCCCATCTGGGAGGAGCAGTCCCGCCGGGTGATCGGGCTGGAGCCGGTTCCCTTGGAAGAACTGGGACGGCCCCGCATCGACGTCACCGTCCGGATCTCTGGTTTCTTCCGCGACGCGTTCCCACATGTCGTGGCGCTCCTCGATGATGCCGTGGCGCTTGCCGCGGCACAGGAGGAACCCGCCGAGTCCAACTTCGTGCGCGCCCACGTGGCCGCCGACCTGAAGGCCCACGGCGATGAGCGGCGCGCCCGCACCCGGATCTTCGGGTCCAAACCGGGCACCTACGGGGCAGGCATGCTGGAGCTAATCGAGTCGGGGAACTGGCGTTCCGACGCTGACCTGGCCGAGGTCTACGCGGCCTGGGGCGGTTTCGCCTACGGCCGTGACCTGGACGGCGCCCCGGCCCGGGACGACATGGAGAACAACTACCGCCGCATCAAGGTCGCCGCGAAGAACGTCGACTCCCGGGAGCACGACATCATCGACTCGGACGACTACTTCCAGTACCACGGCGGTATGGTCGCGACGGTCCGGGCCCTGACCGGGGATGCTCCGAAGGCGTATGTGGGCGACACCAGCGTCCCCGACGCAGTGCGCACCCGGTCGCTGGCGGAGGAGACCGCCCGGGTCTTCCGGGCACGCGTGGTCAACCCAAGATGGCTGGCTGCGATGCGCCGCCACGGCTACAAGGGAGCCTTCGAGATGGCTGCCAGCGTGGACTACCTGTTCGGCTTCGACGCCACAGCGCAGGTGGTCGGCGACTGGATGTACGAGTCGGTGGCCAACACCTACCTGCTCGACGAGGAGAACCAGGCATTTCTGCGGCAGGCCAACCCGTGGGCGCTGCGCAGCATGGTGGAACGGCTCCAGGAGTCGGTGGACCGCGGCATGTGGGAGAACCCTGACCCCGAGCTGATCAACCAGCTCCACGAGCTCTACCTGGAAGTGGAGGGCGACCTGGAGGAATAGGAGAACCACGAAAGACCGGCCCTAGACAATCTGTCCGGGGCCGGTCTTCGCATATCAGAGGAAGTTTACAGAGACTCACCCTCCCCCACGGGACAGATACGCCTGGATCACAGGGGTGAGAGCCGCCACTAGCTCGTCGTGTGACATCTCCGGCATGAAACTTATTCAGCAAGGGTGAAGGCGTAGACGTCCATCACCCAGCCGTGGTCCTCTCGTATCCTCGCACGGGTGGCGATGATGTCGTCGATGACGTCTGCCAGGCGACCGCTGCGTAGCTGCTGGGATTCCAGGCCCAGGTTCGCCGCCCACCAGATGGTGGCGTCGGCGGCCTTATCGACGAGGTGTTGGACCTTCAGATGTCCGTCCAGCATCACCACGGTCATGCCGAGACCGGGCTGCCACTCGTCCACCAGGCGCCGTCCTGTGGTGATGTGGACGGGCCCACCGACCTCGTGCAACACGATGCCGTGAGCTGCCGCGAGGGCCTGGAAGGCAGTGATGCCCGGTATTACGTGGGGTTCGACATCGGTGAACTCGCGGATACGCTCGACGATGCGGATGGTGGAGTCGTAGAACGCCGGGTCACCCCAGACGAGGAATCCGACAACACTGCCCTCCGGGAGTCCCCTCATAACCTCCGCGTAGCCGCGGGCCCGGGCGGCGTGCCAATCAGCCACGCCCGCCTCGTACTGTTCCTTGTTGCGCTCCGCGTCCGGCCCACGCTTCGGGTCATCGACGGCGACAAAACGGTAAGAGCCGGGCTCCAGGTGTTCCTCGCACAGGGCACGGCGGGCATCCACCAGGTCGGCCTTCACCTCGCCCTTATCCGCCACCAGGAACACGTCCACCTCGCGCATGGCCGCGATGGCCTCGCCCGTCAGATGGGCGGGATTGCCCGCCCCGATACCGATGATATTGACCTTCACCTTGCCACCTCCAGCAGCGCCGACACATCCACATGCTCCTCGCAGGCATCCGCGAGTCGTTCAATCATGGCCTCCCGCTGCTCAGCGTAGCCGGGCGCCCCCTCACTGGGACGCCAGTCGCTGCCTGCCAGCTCTGCCACCTCAGTCAGGAAGGCGCGCCGGAAGCCATCGGACTCGAAGGCTCCGTGCCACATGGTCCCGAAGGTCGAGCCGGACTGCTGGCCCTCGCAGAAGTCCTCGCCCTCGGCGGCATGGACGCGGCCGTGGTGGATGGTGTAGCCCTCCACCACCTCGCCCCGCCAGGTTCCCCGAGGCCGCCCGAGCACCTTCTCTGCCCCGAAACGAACCTCACCAGGCAACAGGCCGAGGCCGGGTGCGTCGCCGTCCCCGGACTCGAGGTCGTCGAGGATACGGTCCGTGAGCATCTGGTAGCCGCCGCAGATACCGAGCACCGGCCGCTGTCTCGAGGCACGGTGCCGGACCACCTCCGCCAGGCCGCACTCCCGGAGCCACGCCAGGTCCGTGACGGTGGCCCGCGACCCGGGCAGCACCGCCAGGTCGGCATCCCGGACCTGTTCCGGTGAGGTGGTCACCACCACCTGGACGCCCGGCTCCGCGGCCAGCGCATCGACATCGGTGGCGTTCGAGGTGCGCGGGAGGTGAATCACCGCCACGTTGAGCACCCCGTTCCCAGGACGCAGCACCCGCGACCCGATGGTCAGGGCATCCTCACCGTCCAGCCACACGTCGGGTAGCCACGGCAGCACCCCATAGTTGCGCATACCGGTGCGCCGGGTCAGCTCCTCCAGGCCGGGCTCGAGCACCGCCTGGTCGCCGCGGAACTTGTTGATCAGGTAGCCCACCAGCCTTTCCCGGTCCTGTTCGGAGGAGATGCCGTGGGTGCCGAAGATCGCGGCCAGCGCCCCGCCACGGTCGATGTCGGCCGCCAGCACCACGGGCAAGCCGAAACGCTCCGCCAGGCCGAAATTGACGTAGTCACCCTGCCTGAGGTTGATCTCAGCAGGTGATCCGGCTCCCTCACACAACACCAGGTCGTATGCGCCAGCGAGTTCCTGATAGGCGGTGAAGGCGGCCTCGGCCAAGTGGCGGCGCCCGACCGCATACTCCCCCGCCTCCAGCTGGCCCGCGGGTTTGCCGCGCAAGACAACGAAGCTGCGGCGGTCGCTGCCCGGCTTCAGCAGGACCGGGTTCAGCAGGCTGCTGGGCTCCACACCCGCCGCCTGAGCCTGCAAATACTGGGCCCGCCCGATCTCAGTGCCATCGGAGCAGACCATCGAATTGTTCGACATGTTCTGCGACTTGAAGGGCGCCACCTTGATGCCGCGGCGCCGGAACGCCCGGGCCAGGCCCGTGACGATCAGCGATTTCCCGGCATCCGATGCGGTACCGGCAATCAGCAGCCCAGTCACTTCCTACCCCCGAACAGGATCAGGGCCCCGGCGAACACCGCCGTCGCCGCGGCCGTCACGGCTGTCACCAGCTGCGCAGCCCGGCGTACCTCCGCGCCTCTGGGACGCGGCCCGTCACCGAGCGTGGGACGCGACTCGACGCGTTCGCCGTAGCGGTTCTCTCCACCCAGCTGCACGCCAAGCGCACCCGCCCAGGCTGACTCGCACCAGCCGCCGTTGGGACTGGGATGGCTGGCCCCGTCCCGTCTCATGATGCGCCAGGCGGTTCCGGTCCTGCCTCCAATCAGCGGGGCTGTGAGGCAGGCTAGGGCACCGGTGACCCGGGCCGGCAACCAGGCGGCGGCATCGTCCGCGACGGCGGCAACCGTGCCAAACCGCCCGTAGCGTTCGTTGCGGTAGCCGACCATGGCGTCGAGGGTGTTGAGCGCACGGTGGGCCAGGATCCCGGGCACCCCCGCGACCGCACCCCACAGCAGTGTGCAGACCCCGGCGTCGTTGGTGTTCTCCGCCATGGACTCGACGGTGGCGCGCCCCAGGCCTTCCTCATCCAGGGTGCGGGGATCACGCCCGCAGAGGTTGGGAAGCTGCTCCCGCGCCGCCTCAAGGTCACCGCTGTCAAGGCGGTCGGCCATGATCCCGCCCTCGTTGGCGAGCCGCCTGACCCCAAGCGCCGCCCAGGTCGCCGCGGCCGTCGCCGCGACCTGCAGCCAGCCGCGCCGAGATGCAGCCTTCTCCACCACGATCCCGCCTGCCAGCGCGGGGGCGATGGCGGCAGCTGTGAACAATGCGCCAGCAGCCCGGCTGTCCGCATAGGCGACTTTCTCCACCAGGGTGGCCCAAGAGCCGAACCAGGCGACGGGGTGATGCCTTTGGGGGTCAGCCAACAGCTGATCCAGGGCAACCCCAAGGGCAAGCCCTGCGCCCCGGTGTCTCAATGTCATGTCACTCCGATCAGGTTCACGGTGAGCGCTGCTCCCAGCCATACCGAGAGCTGGGTCAGTTCAATCAGGGAGCCATAGCAGTCGCCGTTCAGGTGCTCCAGGCGCCGTAGGAGATGCCGTTGCCAGCATGCGGCGAGCACCCAGGCGATGACCACCACAGCGCACCAGCAGACCGCGGTCCGCCAGCCCAGCAACCACCCGGTAGTCAGCCCGCTGCTGACCAGCACTGCCGCTCGGCTGACCCAGAGCCCCGCTGCCCCCGCCTTCCCCGCGACCAGCGCGGACAGCGTGCCGGGCACTGCAACCTCACCGCGTCTCGGCAGGGTCGCGGCGAGCGGAGTCACCCGTCCCGCCCCCATACCGGCGGCCACCAGCAGCGGCCAGGTGTGGGAGGGCACGGCGCAGAGGGCGCCGACCTCCAGGAGGAGCGTGAACAACAGCGACGTCACCCCCATGGGGCCAATGTCGGACTGCTTCATGATGGCGCGCGCCTGTTCCGCGGGTTTGCGGGAGCCCAGGGCATCGGCGACGTCCGCGGTGCCGTCCAAATGCATCGCACCGGTCACGAACGCCACCGCGCCGAGCGCCAGCACCGCCCCCAGGAACAGGGAGCCGGAGACAGCGGTGGCACCCCACCCCAGCGACCCAGCAGCACCACCGAGTGCCAGGCCCAGCCAGGGGAAAGCGACTAGCCCGTCGGGGAAATCGCTGTCCGTCCAGTCGTGTTTGCGCACCGGCAGCCAGGTGTACATCGCGACTGCGCTGTGAAGGGCACGCAGCGCGCGCATTACGTCCCCTTCACCTGCATCGGGATCCCCGCCACGCAGAACCAGACCCGGTCCACGGTGGCTGCCACCTGCATGTTGAGGCGTCCCAGCTGGTCGGTAAACAGCCTGCCGGCGCTGGTGGCAGGCACCACCCCGAGCCCTACCTCGTTACTGACGAACACCACAGGCCTGCGGGTCTTACGCAGCGCGGACAGGAATTCCTCGACCCTAATGCCCAGCTGCTCCAACGCGGCAGGGTCACGATCCCAGCAGCCGTCGTCCAAAAGCCTCGTCAGCCACACCCCCAGGCAGTCCACCAGCATCGGCGCCTCGTCGTCGCGCCGGAGCTCCGCCGCTAGGTCGATGGTCTCCACCGTCTCCCAGTGGGAGGGACGGCGGGACCTGTGGATCCTGAGCCGCTCGACCCACTCCGCATCGTCAGGACGCACCTCGGAGGTCGCCACATAGGAGACCCTGGGGGCACCGGCGAGCAGTGACTCGGCGAAGGTCGACTTCCCGGACCGGGTCCCCCCCCAGGACCAGCGCGGTACCGGTCACGCCTTCGACACTCCCTGGCCGCTGAAAGTACCCATCTCGTTCATGACCAAGGCAGCGGCCCGGACGATGGGAAGCGCCAGGGCACCCCCGGATCCCTCACCGAGCCTCAGGCCGAGGTCGACGAGACCCCGGATCCCGAGAGCCTCGTGGGCCGCGGTGATGGCGGGCTCCACCCCAGCATGCCCGGCGATCAGATAGCCGGCGACACTCGGGGCGAAGGCACGCGCCACGAGCGCTGCCGAGCAGGAGACCACACCGTCGAGGACCACCGGGACGCGGCGGGCTGCGGCTGCAAGCATCAGACCGGCCATCGCGGCATGCTCGAAACCGCCGACGGCAGCCAGCACGCCGAGCGCATCGCCCTGAGCAGCCAGTTCAGCCACCCGGCCCGTCTCCAGGCCCTGCTGGATGACCGACACCTTGTGGGCCAGCATCTCGTCGTCCGCTCCAGCACCGCGGCCAGTCACCTCGGCGACGTTGGCTCCTGTCAGAGCGGCGGTCAGAGCGGCAGCGGGCGTGGTGTTGGACAGGCCGACCTCTCCGGGCACCAGCACGTCAGTCCCGGCGTCGATGGCGGCATCGGCAGCCTCGATGCCGACCGAGACTGCTGCGAGGGCCTGCTCCCTGGTCATGGCAGGTCCCTGGGTGAAGTCCGCGGTCCCGGCGGCGATGCGGCGGTCCGTGGTGCCTTCCGCGTGCTGAAGCAAGCCGACGTCGAACACCTCAACCTCCGCCCCGAAAGCCCGGGAGATCACGCTGACGCCTGCGAAGCCGATGGCGATCCCCGCCGCCATCTGAACACTGACCTCCTGGGGCCACGGTGTGACTCCCTGCGCATACACCCCGTGGTCGGCTGCGAAAACGATCACCCTCGGATGCGAGGGAACCGGTGGCGGGCACTGGGCTGCGATGCCACAGAGCCTGATCCCGACGGCCTCCAGCTCGCCGAGCGAGCCCGGGGGCTTCGTCAGGTCATCCTGCCTGGCGCGACCGGCCTGCAGCCAGGTCTCCTCGACGGGGGTGATGCGAGCAGCGAGCGCAGAAAGCTCGGCTGGGGTGATGCCCATGTGGTCACGTCCTTCGCTTGATTACCGGCAGCGCCCAGGCAGACAGGCCGGCTCGTAGGCCCGCTGGAACGCACCGCCGAGGCTAGCATCCTCAGAACAGCTTGATGGGGCTGATGATGTCGGCCAGGATCAGCACCACGCCGCCGATCAGCAGGAAACCACCGACCACATAGGCCACGGGAAGCATCTTCGCGGTGTCGACGGGCCCCGGGTCGCCGCGGCCTCGCAGTCGCGCGATACCACGCCTTAGTGCCTCGTAGAGGGCACCGGCCACATGCCCTCCGTCGAGTGGCAGCAGCGGGACCAGGTTCAGCAGTGCGACAAACAGGTTCACGCTGCCGAGCAGCGACAGCCAGGTGACGGCGCGGTCCTCCACTGGCAGTGAGTCGCTCACCGCGATCTCCCCGGCCACCCGGCTGGCACCGACAACAGAGATCGGGCTGTTGATGTCACGCTCAGCGCCAGTCACGAGTCCCACGCCGACGTTCCAGACCCGGGATGGGAAAGAGGCCAGTGCCACCACCGACATCTGGGTGGTGTTCCACATCTGCCCCGCGGTCTCGATGACACCGCCACGGACCAGCTCCCTGCCGGGCGAGACCCCAAGAAAACCCGCCTCCACCCGCGAACTCGGGTCGAGCTTGTCCGACACCGGCTGGATGATCGTGTTGACGGTGGGCAGTTCAATGACCTGCCCACCGCGCTCCACGGTGATCGCGGCCGCGCCGTCGCGGTTCGCGCGGATCAAGTCCGTCAGCTCGTTCCAATTGCTGATGGCGTGCCCGTTGAAGGCAACCACCTTGTCGCCGACCTGCATTCCGGCTTGTTTGGCGGGGGTCTGTGGGTCACCATCCTGGCAGGTGGCAGGCACCCGGCCGGCGGGTATGACGCAGTCATTGACGACCGTGACCTCGAGGGTTGACTGCCAGGTGCCGTGGAAAAAGTTGATGCCCAAGAAGATCAGGAACGCGAGGAGCACGTTCATGGCGGGCCCGCCGAGCATGATGATGACCTTCTGCCACACGGGTTTCTGATGGAAGAGCCTCCCATCGTCGCTGGGGCTGATCTCCTCGTATTCGTAGCTGCGCGCCTGGTCGGCCATCCGGGTGAGCCACCCCTTGGGCTTGTCCGTCTGCTTCTCAGGCGGATACATCCCGACCAGCCGGACATAGCCGCCTAACGGGAACATCTTGAAGCCGTACTCGGTCTCCCCTCGTTTCCTGGACCAGATGGTTCTGCCAAAACCCACGAAATACTGAGTCACCTTGACGCCGAAGAGCTTGGCCGGCACGAGGTGTCCAATCTCGTGCAGTGCGATGGAGGCCATGATCAGGGCGAAGAACAGCAACGCCAGGCCGATCAGCACGAGGGTGTTCAAGAGAGTTCCTCCACGAGTTCACGAGCGCGTTCACGGGCCGCGGCATCTGCGGCCAGCACGGCTTCCAAGGTCAGTTCAGTATCCGGGACGTGCCCAATGCCGAGATGCTCATCCAGGCATTGTGCGATCAGGTCGGTGATCTTCAGGAACCCGATCCGGGACTCACAGAAGGCGTCGACCAAAACCTCATTGGCGGCATTGTAGACAGCTGGCGCAGTGCCAGCCGCCTTTCCGGCGCGGCGGGCCAGCTCGACCGCAGGAAAGGTCGCATCGTCCAGCGGTTCGAAGGTCCAGGATGAGGGACGCGTCCAATCGCAGGGAGCCGCAGCCGCTGGAAGCCGGTCCGGCCAGGTGAGTGCCAGCCCGATCGGCAGACGCATATCCGGCGGCGAAGCCTGGGCTATCGTGGAACCGTCGCTGAACTCCACCATGGAGTGGACGACCGACTGGGGATGCACGGTCACGACGATGTCGTCCAGGGTGACCCGGTAGAGCAGAGCGGCCTCGATGAGTTCGAGTCCCTTGTTGACGAGCGTCGCGGAGTTGATCGTGATGACCCTGCCCATGTTCCACGTGGGGTGGGCCATGGCCTCCTGAGGCGTGACATTCACCAACTCACCACGGACACGTCCCCGGAACGGCCCTCCCGAGGCGGTCAGGATGAGTCTGGCGACCTCCTGGGAACGCCCGGCGCGCAGCGCCTGGGCGAAGGCGGAATGCTCAGAGTCGACGGCGACCAGCTGGCCGGGAGCCGCCAGGTCTGTCACCAGCCGTCCGCCGATCACGAGGGATTCCTTGTTGGCGAGCGCTAGCGTCCGTCCGGCTCTGAGCGCTGCGAGGGTGGGCTCCAGTCCCGCTGCCCCGGTGATGGCGTTCAACACGACATCGCAGTCCGATGAGGCCAGCTCGGCCGCAGCCTCGGGGCCAGTGAGAAGCTGTGGCATTTTGACTCCACGAACCGCGAGTTCGTGTCTCAATGCAGGAATCGCCTCGGAATCGGCCACAGCGACCCGGGCCGGCAGGAACGCCGCCACCTGTTCGGCCAGCAATCCGGTGTTACGGCCTGAGGCCGCCAATGCCACCACGCCGAACTGGTCACGCCGCGACCTGACCACGTCGAGTGTCTGGGTGCCGATGGAGCCGGTGGAACCGAGCAGGACGATTCTTCGCACCCAGACAGTGTGTCACGATCCGCAAATGCGATCGCCGGCCCACTGCCCTGGAGGTTGCGGGCCGGCGATCATCCAGCAGGATCAGACGAGTCCGAATGCCTGCATCGCGTTGGCGACCTTGATGAAGCCGGTAATGTTGGCACCGACGACGTAGTCACCGGGAGCACCGTACTCCTCAGCAGTGGCAGCACACATGTCGTGGATGTTCCGCATGATGCCGGTCAGGCGCTCCTCGGTGTACTCGAAGCTCCACGAGTCACGCATGGCGTTCTGCTGCATCTCGAGACCCGAGGTGGCCACTCCCCCCGCGTTGGCAGCCTTGCCGGGAGCGAACAGCACACCCGCCTGCTGGAAAGCGTGGACTCCCTCGGGGGTGGTGGGCATGTTGGCGCCTTCCGCCACCGCTGTGACACCGTTACGGATCAGCGTGGCGGCCTGCTCGCCGTTCAGCTCATTCTGGGTGGCGCAGGGCAGCGCTACATCCACAGCAACGTCCCAGATGGAGCCAGCCGAGCCCAGTTCGGCACCGTCGCGCCGGGACGCGTAGTCGGCGATACGACCGCGCTCTACCTCCTTGACCTGCTTCAGCAGCCCCACATCGATACCAGCCTCGTCCACCACATATCCGGAGGAGTCAGAACAGGCCACCACCCTGCCGCCAAGTTGGTGCACCTTCTCGATGGCATAGATGGCGACGTTGCCGGACCCGGAGACCGTGACGCGCTTGCCGTCGAAGTCCTCGCCGCGGGTCTTCAACATCTCCTGGGCGAAGGCCACGGTGCCGTACCCCGTCGCCTCAGTGCGCACCAGAGAACCACCCCAGTCGAGGCCCTTGCCGGTGAGCACACCCGACTCGTAGCGATTGGTGATTCGCTTGTACTGCCCGAACAGATAGCCGATCTCCCGGCCTCCGACACCAATGTCACCGGCTGGCACATCCGTGTACTCACCCAGGTGACGGTAGAGCTCGGTCATGAAGGACTGGCAGAAGCGCATCACCTCGGCATCAGACCTACCACGCGGGTCGAAGTCGGAGCCGCCCTTGCCGCCGCCGATGGGCAGCCCGGTCAGGGAGTTCTTGAAGATCTGCTCGAAACCCAGGAACTTGATGATGCCCAGGTAGACCGACGGATGGAACCGCAGACCACCCTTGTAGGGCCCGAGCGCCGAGTTGAACTCGACGCGGAAACCGCGGTTGACCTGAACCGTCCCCTGGTCGTCGACCCACGGAACCCGGAAGATGATCTGGCGTTCAGGCTCGCAGATGCGCTCCAGGGTCTTGTCCTCCAGGTAGCTCGGGTTCTTCTTGATGACGGGCTCGAGGCTCTCGAAGACCTCCCGGACGGCCTGATGGAACTCAGCCTCACCGGGGTTACGGGCAACCACGGACTCGAAGATGGATTGCAACTGCTGATCCATTCGGACTCCTCGCTAGTAGATTTCAGCTTGTGACGTGCGGAAGCCTAGCGATGCTTTGTGAACGGCACGTTTCAGTCCAGAAACGGTTCAGGACCTGGTCTCCTCGCGGGCAGCCAGCTGCCCACAAGCCCCATCGATCTCGGAACCACGAGTGTCCCGGAGGGTCACGGGCACACCCCGCTGCCTAAGCACCGCGACGAAAGCCGCCTCATCCTCAGGACGCGAGGCGGTCCAGCGCGATCCCGGAGTCGGATTCAGGGGAATCAA
The sequence above is drawn from the Arachnia rubra genome and encodes:
- a CDS encoding M50 family metallopeptidase gives rise to the protein MNTLVLIGLALLFFALIMASIALHEIGHLVPAKLFGVKVTQYFVGFGRTIWSRKRGETEYGFKMFPLGGYVRLVGMYPPEKQTDKPKGWLTRMADQARSYEYEEISPSDDGRLFHQKPVWQKVIIMLGGPAMNVLLAFLIFLGINFFHGTWQSTLEVTVVNDCVIPAGRVPATCQDGDPQTPAKQAGMQVGDKVVAFNGHAISNWNELTDLIRANRDGAAAITVERGGQVIELPTVNTIIQPVSDKLDPSSRVEAGFLGVSPGRELVRGGVIETAGQMWNTTQMSVVALASFPSRVWNVGVGLVTGAERDINSPISVVGASRVAGEIAVSDSLPVEDRAVTWLSLLGSVNLFVALLNLVPLLPLDGGHVAGALYEALRRGIARLRGRGDPGPVDTAKMLPVAYVVGGFLLIGGVVLILADIISPIKLF
- the dxr gene encoding 1-deoxy-D-xylulose-5-phosphate reductoisomerase; this translates as MRRIVLLGSTGSIGTQTLDVVRSRRDQFGVVALAASGRNTGLLAEQVAAFLPARVAVADSEAIPALRHELAVRGVKMPQLLTGPEAAAELASSDCDVVLNAITGAAGLEPTLAALRAGRTLALANKESLVIGGRLVTDLAAPGQLVAVDSEHSAFAQALRAGRSQEVARLILTASGGPFRGRVRGELVNVTPQEAMAHPTWNMGRVITINSATLVNKGLELIEAALLYRVTLDDIVVTVHPQSVVHSMVEFSDGSTIAQASPPDMRLPIGLALTWPDRLPAAAAPCDWTRPSSWTFEPLDDATFPAVELARRAGKAAGTAPAVYNAANEVLVDAFCESRIGFLKITDLIAQCLDEHLGIGHVPDTELTLEAVLAADAAARERARELVEELS
- the gdhA gene encoding NADP-specific glutamate dehydrogenase, whose protein sequence is MDQQLQSIFESVVARNPGEAEFHQAVREVFESLEPVIKKNPSYLEDKTLERICEPERQIIFRVPWVDDQGTVQVNRGFRVEFNSALGPYKGGLRFHPSVYLGIIKFLGFEQIFKNSLTGLPIGGGKGGSDFDPRGRSDAEVMRFCQSFMTELYRHLGEYTDVPAGDIGVGGREIGYLFGQYKRITNRYESGVLTGKGLDWGGSLVRTEATGYGTVAFAQEMLKTRGEDFDGKRVTVSGSGNVAIYAIEKVHQLGGRVVACSDSSGYVVDEAGIDVGLLKQVKEVERGRIADYASRRDGAELGSAGSIWDVAVDVALPCATQNELNGEQAATLIRNGVTAVAEGANMPTTPEGVHAFQQAGVLFAPGKAANAGGVATSGLEMQQNAMRDSWSFEYTEERLTGIMRNIHDMCAATAEEYGAPGDYVVGANITGFIKVANAMQAFGLV